A genomic stretch from Setaria italica strain Yugu1 chromosome VII, Setaria_italica_v2.0, whole genome shotgun sequence includes:
- the LOC101767401 gene encoding uncharacterized protein LOC101767401 has product MESVAVPTESPNVGPFTMITSAVAAIGFDPRTNGYVLSRFFYRVNRIFTDGRSGSVVVEYDDVGHEVLRLGAGAGAGWRFTENAPFPIDDSVPPVCVRGAIYWAAMDPSASGEDDVDDDGIANILLRFSLRDETFAVFPLPPRVRSVGRRNRVAELAGELCHAHATAPTAFDVWVATGDDEPGRPAWWLRWHVDFYRPVDFVAPLAVDAGGVLLMSVDEEDMYRYDKRNRVLEKVADVQQVSRPVRWNGSGGRGEDDVIPSCAAAELLVPCVENLVSITSCNN; this is encoded by the coding sequence ATGGAGTCCGTCGCCGTGCCGACGGAGAGCCCCAACGTCGGGCCGTTTACCATGATTACGTCGGCCGTCGCTGCCATCGGCTTCGACCCTCGGACAAACGGGTACGTGCTGTCAAGGTTCTTCTACCGGGTCAACCGCATATTCACCGACGGGCGCTCTGGCTCGGTCGTCGTGGAGTACGACGACGTCGGCCACGAGGTCCTCAGGCtgggcgccggtgccggcgccggctgGAGGTTCACCGAGAACGCGCCGTTCCCCATCGACGACTCGGTGCCGCCAGTCTGCGTGCGCGGCGCTATCTACTGGGCCGCCATGGACCCGTCCGCGTCCGGCGAGgacgacgtcgacgacgacggcatcGCGAACATCCTGCTCCGGTTCAGCCTGCGCGACGAGACGTTCGCGGTCTTCCCGCTGCCTCCTCGCGTCAGGTCCGTCGGCCGGCGCAACCGCGTGGCGGAGCTCGCCGGGGAGCTGTGCCACGCGCACGCCACCGCGCCCACGGCCTTCGACGTTTGGGTGGCTACTGGCGACGACGAGCCCGGCAGGCCGGCGTGGTGGCTGCGCTGGCACGTGGACTTCTACCGCCCGGTCGACTTCGTCGCGCCGCTCGCcgtggacgccggcggcgtGCTGCTGATGTCCGTGGACGAGGAGGACATGTACAGGTACGATAAGAGGAACAGGGTGTTGGAGAAGGTTGCGGACGTGCAGCAGGTGTCACGGCCCGTGCGGTGGAACGGAAGCGGCGGCCGAGGAGAAGATGACGTGATCCCTTCGTGTGCCGCCGCGGAGCTTCTTGTCCCCTGCGTCGAAAATCTGGTGTCGATTacatcatgtaacaactga
- the LOC101767801 gene encoding F-box/kelch-repeat protein At3g24760 → MSDGSGEWREDGDGDADTDACWDRLGRDLTALILSKLPLRSMLRATAVCKAWRAALRASPSLKQGRPWLFLHGRSNAGVPRIGRNAVAYDPDEPSSWVSFTLPTDCVAGAGGFAFTAPSLSHLAFAPLLRDGAWRHAPPLASSRCNPVIAAVPSGPSSERRHLFLVIGGGGFPGGLVDIEDRLPTELYEYDRRGDGAAAGGEWEQAAPLPEELRTGSSSSLSLSSALVGDRFFFVCGIYSCTVSAFDLARRAWTAPHNLCPVPGLVAAFVATGHRGRRLVLAGVEEGRCALGVWDVEPRTLAASKIGEMPADLAAGVLPGSVRCVGQDGLLYVLSEEEHRGYPACVCEVIDDDGDEMACRWSRLPPLPAPAGRSRFRRMVAFCSPVLLRNHLHTD, encoded by the coding sequence ATGAGCGACGGGTCGGGGGAGTGGCGGGAGGACGGGGATGGGGATGCAGATACGGACGCGTGTTGGGATCGTCTCGGGAGGGACCTGACGGCGCTGATCCTGTCCAAGCTGCCGCTCCGCTCCATGctccgcgccaccgccgtctgCAAAGCATGGCGCGCCGCCCTCCGAGCAAGCCCCTCCTTGAAACAAGGCCGCCCCTGGCTGTTCCTGCACGGCCGCAGCAACGCCGGCGTCCCGCGCATCGGCCGCAACGCCGTTGCTTACGACCCCGACGAACCGTCGTCGTGGGTCTCCTTCACCCTCCCGACCGActgcgtcgccggcgccgggggttTCGCCTTCactgccccctccctctcccacctcgccttcgcgccgctcctgcgCGACGGCGCCTGGCGCCACGCCCCGCCCCTCGCTTCCTCACGGTGCAACCCCGTTATCGCCGCGGTGCCCTCGGGCCCAAGCTCTGAGCGCCGCCACCTGTTCTTGGTCATCGGTGGCGGGGGCTTCCCGGGGGGCCTTGTGGACATCGAGGACAGGCTTCCCACGGAGCTCTACGAGTACGATCGCCGCGGCGACGGTGCCGCCGCAGGAGGAGAATGGGAGCAGGCCGCGCCCCTCCCCGAGGAGCTCAGGACGGGGAGCTCTTCCTCCCTGTCACTCTCCTCGGCGCTGGTCGGGGACCGCTTTTTCTTCGTGTGCGGGATCTACTCGTGCACCGTGTCGGCGTTCGACCTGGCACGGCGAGCGTGGACGGCGCCGCACAACCTGTGCCCGGTGCCGGGGTTGGTGGCGGCGTTCGTGGCGACGGGGCACCGGGGGCGGAGGCTGGTGTTGGCTGGAGTGGAGGAAGGGAGATGCGCGCTGGGGGTGTGGGACGTGGAGCCGCGCACGCTGGCGGCGAGCAAGATTGGGGAGATGCCGGCGGATCTGGCCGCCGGCGTGCTGCCGGGAAGCGTTCGGTGCGTGGGGCAGGACGGCTTGCTTTACGTCTTGAGCGAGGAGGAGCACAGGGGGTACCCGGCCTGCGTCTGCGAGGTGATCGACGACGACGGAGACGAGATGGCGTGCAGGTGGAGCAGGCTGCCACCTCTGCCCGCGCCGGCGGGCAGGAGTCGCTTCCGCCGGATGGTGGCCTTCTGCTCTCCCGTCCTCCTCCGTAATCACCTCCACACGGACTGA